One genomic region from Salvia hispanica cultivar TCC Black 2014 chromosome 2, UniMelb_Shisp_WGS_1.0, whole genome shotgun sequence encodes:
- the LOC125207525 gene encoding ACT domain-containing protein ACR4-like, translating into MYHWSSSVRVDDEFQKLASRINPPRVTIDNAVDDKATLIKVDSANKRGCLLEVVQVLTDLNLQIKRAYISSDGGWFMDVFHVTDEFGSKVYDDNISEKVQQSLGPRGCSFRALERSVGVQSATEHTMIELSGPDRPGLLSEIFAVLADRKCNIVAAEVWTHNSRMASVVYITDEANGMPIDDPDRLNNIKQLLLYVLKGSKEWQSANTAVSVGSTQTQRRLHQIMYADRDYDNLNVGSVTDERIKPLVAVENFVEKGYTVVNMSCPDRPKLLFDTVCTITDMQYVIFHGTINAEGPEAQQEYFIRHTDGYPINSEAERQRVINCLEAAIKRRSSEGIKLELCSDDRVGLLSDCTRIFRENGLSVIRAEVTTRGTQAVNIFYVTDVSGNTVKSETIEAVRKEIGLTVLHVKEDAYSTSPPQQGGGFSLGSIFRSRSEKFLYNLGLLKTCS; encoded by the exons ATGTATCACTGGTCTTCATCAGTCAGAGTTGATGACGAGTTCCAGAAGCTTGCTTCTAGAATCAACCCACCGAG GGTAACTATTGACAATGCAGTTGATGACAAGGCGACGCTCATAAAG GTTGACAGTGCTAATAAGAGGGGGTGTCTGTTGGAGGTGGTGCAAGTCCTTACTGATCTGAATCTGCAAATCAAGAGGGCTTACATTTCTTCTGATGGGGGATGGTTTATGGATG TTTTTCATGTCACGGATGAATTTGGAAGTAAGGTCTATGATGATAACATTTCTGAGAAAGTTCAACAG TCCCTGGGACCAAGAGGGTGCAGCTTCCGAGCGCTGGAGAGGTCCGTTGGTGTGCAGTCCGCTACAGAGCATACAATGATTGAGTTATCTGGTCCAGACAGACCAGGATTGCTATCAGAGATCTTTGCCGTTCTTGCTGATCGTAAGTGCAATATAGTTGCTGCAGAAGTATGGACCCACAACTCGAGAATGGCTTCTGTTGTTTACATTACCGATGAAGCAAATGGAATGCCAATAGATGATCCTGATCGGCTTAATAACATCAAGCAGCTGCTTCTCTATGTTTTAAAAGGCAGCAAAGAATGGCAAAGTGCCAATACAGCTGTCTCCGTTGGTTCTACTCAAACTCAGAGAAGGCTGCATCAAATAATGTATGCTGACCGTGATTATGACAATCTAAATGTCGGTAGCGTGACTGATGAACGGATCAAGCCCCTCGTGGCTGTTGAAAACTTTGTAGAAAAGGGGTACACCGTTGTGAACATGAGCTGTCCGGATCGACCTAAGCTGCTCTTCGATACAGTATGCACCATAACCGATATGCAATACGTGATTTTCCATGGAACTATAAATGCTGAAGGGCCGGAGGCTCAACAG GAATATTTCATTCGGCATACGGATGGATACCCCATTAATTCAGAAGCTGAAAGACAGCGCGTGATTAATTGCCTCGAAGCAGCAATTAAGAGGAGATCATCTGAG GGAATAAAACTGGAATTATGCAGTGATGACAGGGTTGGCCTTTTGTCGGATTGCACCCGTATATTCAGGGAAAATGGTCTCTCAGTCATCCGAGCTGAGGTCACAACGAGGGGCACGCAGGCAGTGAACATTTTCTACGTGACTGATGTATCCGGAAACACTGTCAAAAGTGAGACCATCGAGGCAGTAAGGAAAGAAATCGGGCTGACCGTACTGCACGTGAAGGAGGATGCATACTCCACCTCACCGCCTCAGCAAGGTGGCGGATTCTCTCTAGGTAGCATCTTTCGCTCAAGATCTGAAAAATTCCTTTACAACTTAGGCCTTCTTAAAACATGCTCCTGA